Proteins encoded in a region of the Anopheles ziemanni chromosome 2, idAnoZiCoDA_A2_x.2, whole genome shotgun sequence genome:
- the LOC131282628 gene encoding tRNA (adenine(58)-N(1))-methyltransferase non-catalytic subunit TRM6, producing MSDKIKLGDYLIVQRQKYMKLQKFNNLNTTVNLGKDQIELKLAENHPYHTTFHLVPKLERGKRQFTLDALSTPSEIRNLKELLIKESGSDNRNITDDRQSQALTTEEILKLREECESSSEVIGKLVENSKSFATKTEYSQEKYLKRKEKKYFEYITIRRPSIRVLCDIYWRLDPEKVLGVRFDTLSQIVSYSGVCSVGNYLLYESGTNGLLPAAMLNSIGKETGAKLVHLHPGNVAQKQALMAMDFPTEQLARCVSVNIYSVIRHYYQEKESTNGGEAIVEEVKEVIKTQEEQEMVEKDEISNGETKKRKLEDGTENGKNAEDGEPNAKLVKLEKEKQTWELENETAAGLMREKFDSLVIVAKEHPYSILKALLPFVKPSRPVVIFSTSREILAECYVDMKTEAAVTYLRLTSNWTRQLQVLPNRTHPDVTMSGSSGYVLTGYTIG from the coding sequence ATGTCGGACAAGATCAAATTGGGCGACTACTTGATCGTGCAGCGACAGAAGTACATGAAGTTGCAAAAATTCAACAATCTCAACACGACCGTCAATCTGGGCAAAGATCAGATCGAACTGAAACTAGCCGAGAATCATCCGTACCACACCACGTTCCACTTGGTGCCGAAACTGGAACGTGGTAAGCGACAGTTCACGCTGGACGCACTATCGACCCCTTCGGAAATCCGCAATCTAAAGGAGTTGCTGATCAAGGAAAGCGGAAGCGACAATCGCAACATCACCGACGATCGACAATCGCAGGCACTGACGACGGAGGAAATCTTGAAGCTGCGCGAAGAGTGCGAATCGTCTTCCGAGGTGATCGGCAAGCTGGTGGAAAACTCCAAAAGTTTCGCTACGAAAACGGAATACTCCCAGGAGAAGTATCTGAAACGGAAGGAGAAAAAGTATTTCGAGTACATCACGATACGACGGCCGTCGATTCGCGTGCTGTGCGACATCTACTGGCGTTTGGATCCGGAGAAGGTGCTCGGGGTGCGCTTCGACACCCTGTCACAGATTGTGTCCTACAGTGGGGTGTGTAGCGTTGGCAACTATCTACTGTACGAGTCGGGCACGAACGGGTTGCTTCCGGCAGCGATGCTCAATTCCATCGGGAAGGAAACCGGGGCCAAACTGGTGCATTTACATCCGGGGAACGTCGCACAAAAGCAGGCTCTTATGGCAATGGATTTCCCTACTGAACAGCTGGCACGATGCGTGTCAGTAAATATCTACTCGGTGATAAGACATTACTATCAGGAGAAGGAATCAACCAACGGCGGTGAGGCAATTGTAGAGGAAGTGAAGGAAGTTATAAAAACCCAAGAGGAGCAAGAAATGGTCGAAAAAGATGAGATTTCCAacggtgaaacaaaaaagcgtAAGCTTGAAGATGgcacggaaaatggaaagaacgCCGAAGACGGAGAACCGAATGCCAAACTGGTCAAGCtggagaaagagaaacaaacgtGGGAACTTGAAAACGAAACTGCTGCAGGCTTAATGAGGGAAAAGTTCGACTCGCTAGTTATTGTGGCGAAGGAACATCCGTACAGTATTCTAAAGGCCTTGCTGCCGTTCGTGAAGCCCAGCCGGCCGGTTGTGATTTTCTCTACCTCAAGGGAAATCCTCGCCGAATGCTACGTGGACATGAAAACGGAGGCTGCGGTAACGTACCTGCGGCTGACGTCCAATTGGACAAGACAGTTGCAGGTTCTTCCCAACCGTACCCATCCGGACGTGACTATGTCAGGGAGTAGCGGATATGTTCTTACAGGATACACGATAGGGTAG
- the LOC131282627 gene encoding protein timeless homolog gives MSVFFAEIDAICSSLGWEDGDKYHMDPEALQGLKHLIWILKQDKVVHECRRYIGGKRVVQTDLIPMLISNFHNADLVDVLLRLLVNLTFPTLLLYNGNYPKDAVEQRKCMRLIDIAEEYKEAFSVKGVWSVLGDRLEKILHTDWAVRSEADGLIIERILILIRNVLQVPANVEKEKRMDNDASLHDCLLWALHQAGILDLILYILGSPHENRFLIHSLEIVSLVYREQSTASLADATLQRSTIEKKNDEMQLIKALHPPGGSRKPLSTARHSRFRGTYTFHNLKSISEADAICHQSLEKIVRSEELGAEKQRIKQPSRHVKETEKVERKSIFSVRLFLREYGMEILRLYNNMVRQVRRYLDQHSSVTVSDFNDDSYLLWAIRFFLEFNRHGGLKIELVSESLTIDTFHWIITRMENCMENIVSDKTRKMLWARRLHIAVQTYRELLNNLQALEKKPDANARELLNLLQNNIFYVVEYRETVVHLLKDFNETHHSRAYLRDVVEVAHLFFGMLQKFCKGTVRVQERVKPKKKKSNKNQRKNRNEQADDEQEDAEYLWLEVAPKIAAILESGEGAESTLKEDLPTPFDSASSVPIDDQKGDCVVRIHAILREGAYEQAIKMLYAARSVWTDDGCFGSASSAPDEDLMTLKEIFTANLAQEKNSGAVEETQPEEEESGEDEEEEAERQIHKAEKDFNFEDFAKRLIDPKIVRACTIVLSDWEKIKTPTLKAAVTLLYRIAVELKAPTMLFQLSLLRIFQRVLRASECSHAFELRRLAIYTLRQLQKLHTSSPGEVLYAEMLFYKTARIATAIEIGYDDIYGQTGSSKSRWTEEQEEELRRLFMENQQNPQTDQDVIDWLLENIIDRTRTRRIVIKKLKDLGLIFKAPTKRSNMNRAQHNQFSVEEDTILRQLYDEHRFDQRRTLKRIVNGFGKKFKPGVIVKRLITLGLIADASEVKPPKRGNAERNAGESHSDNDDDDEIDEDDDEDDDDRDRSYSSKPLDVKAVEASLKLLGSAEKESVQWIIECLNEVMQLNEDSDPDPEQQEEGTPMVAIAPYQIAALEKAEFKRLLKTLGIMDVTRHHCYHRIPSTLSPSDLQQRLTILERFCSSDDFELNSPVVLNETVGERGGEEGEDVVNNVDEGERSMSPLRVVDDDDDDANLMPSLQVDDDDSEPEIGSIRITNEASSMKRDRSLDSSDSESEMSVQHSTKKIRKRAAVISSDED, from the coding sequence ATGAGCGTGTTCTTTGCCGAAATCGATGCCATCTGTTCCTCGCTGGGCTGGGAAGATGGCGACAAGTATCATATGGATCCGGAGGCCCTGCAAGGCCTGAAACATTTGATTTGGATCCTGAAGCAGGACAAAGTCGTCCACGAATGTCGTCGGTACATCGGAGGCAAGCGGGTCGTGCAGACCGACCTGATACCGATGCTGATCAGTAACTTTCACAATGCGGACCTGGTGGACGTATTGTTACGTTTACTGGTCAATCTTACGTTTCCAACGCTACTGCTCTACAATGGAAACTACCCAAAGGATGCCGTGGAACAGCGAAAGTGTATGCGACTGATCGACATTGCCGAGGAGTACAAGGAGGCGTTTTCGGTGAAGGGCGTCTGGTCGGTGCTAGGCGATcggttggaaaagattttacaCACCGATTGGGCAGTGCGCAGCGAAGCGGATGGATTAATCATAGAGCGCATTTTGATTCTGATAAGAAACGTGCTGCAGGTGCCAGCAAATGTTGAGAAAGAAAAGCGCATGGATAATGACGCCAGTCTGCACGATTGCCTACTGTGGGCCCTACATCAGGCCGGAATTCTCGATCTGATTTTATACATCCTCGGTTCACCGCACGAAAACCGCTTTCTGATCCACTCACTGGAAATTGTGAGCCTTGTGTACCGGGAACAGTCCACGGCCAGCCTCGCTGATGCGACCTTACAGCGCAGCacgatcgaaaagaaaaacgacgaAATGCAACTGATCAAAGCGTTGCACCCACCGGGCGGGTCCCGGAAACCGCTGTCCACGGCGCGCCACTCCCGCTTTCGAGGCACCTACACGTTCCACAACCTAAAGTCCATCTCGGAGGCCGATGCCATATGCCACCAGTCGCTGGAGAAAATCGTCCGCAGTGAGGAACTCGGCGCGGAAAAGCAACGAATCAAGCAACCCTCTCGCCACGtgaaggaaacggaaaaggtCGAGCGGAAAAGCATCTTCTCAGTGCGTCTGTTTCTGCGCGAGTATGGCATGGAAATTCTGCGCCTCTACAACAACATGGTCCGCCAGGTGCGACGCTATCTGGATCAGCACAGCAGCGTCACCGTGTCCGACTTCAACGACGACTCATACCTGCTATGGGCGATTCGTTTTTTCCTCGAGTTTAACCGCCACGGTGGGTTGAAGATCGAGCTGGTCAGCGAATCGTTAACCATCGACACGTTCCATTGGATCATTACGCGCATGGAGAACTGCATGGAAAACATCGTCTCGGACAAAACCCGAAAAATGCTGTGGGCCCGTCGGCTTCACATCGCCGTACAGACGTACCGGGAGCTGCTGAACAACCTGCAGGCGCTGGAAAAGAAACCGGATGCGAACGCGCGGGAATTGCTAAACCTGCTGCAGAACAACATCTTCTACGTGGTCGAGTACCGTGAGACGGTGGTGCACCTGCTGAAGGACTTCAACGAGACGCACCACAGCCGGGCATACCTTCGCGACGTGGTCGAGGTGGCACACCTGTTCTTTGGCATGCTGCAAAAGTTCTGCAAAGGCACCGTGCGTGTGCAGGAACGGGtgaaaccgaagaaaaaaaagagcaacaAGAACCAACGGAAAAATCGCAACGAACAGGCGGACGACGAACAGGAGGATGCGGAATACCTTTGGCTTGAGGTGGCGCCAAAGATTGCTGCCATCCTTGAGTCGGGCGAAGGGGCCGAATCGACGCTGAAGGAAGATCTACCAACACCCTTTGATTCGGCTTCGTCCGTCCCGATCGATGACCAGAAAGGGGACTGCGTGGTTCGCATCCACGCGATTCTCCGCGAGGGCGCGTACGAACAGGCAATCAAAATGTTGTACGCCGCGCGATCAGTTTGGACCGACGACGGTTGCTTTGGTAGTGCATCATCAGCACCGGACGAAGATTTGATGACATTGAAAGAAATCTTCACGGCAAACCTAGCGCAGGAGAAGAACAGTGGTGCGGTCGAGGAAACCCAACCGGAGGAGGAAGAGTCCGGTGAGGACGAAGAAGAGGAAGCGGAACGGCAGATTCATAAGGCGGAAAAAGATTTCAACTTCGAAGACTTCGCCAAACGGTTGATCGATCCGAAGATCGTGCGTGCCTGTACGATCGTGCTGAGTGATTGGGAGAAAATCAAGACACCAACGCTTAAGGCGGCCGTAACGCTTCTCTATCGGATTGCCGTGGAGTTGAAAGCGCCGACGATGTTGTTCCAGCTATCGTTGCTACGCATCTTTCAGCGAGTTCTACGGGCGTCCGAGTGCTCCCACGCGTTCGAGCTGCGCCGGCTTGCAATATACACGTTGCGGCAGCTGCAAAAGCTCCATACGTCCTCCCCGGGCGAGGTGTTGTATGCGGAGATGCTCTTCTACAAAACGGCACGTATCGCAACGGCGATCGAAATCGGGTACGACGATATTTACGGTCAAACGGGCTCGTCCAAGAGTCGCTGGACGGAGGAACAAGAGGAAGAGCTGCGGAGGTTGTTTATGGAAAACCAGCAGAACCCACAGACCGATCAGGACGTGATCGATTGGCTGCTGGAAAACATTATCGATCGCACGCGTACCCGCAGGATCGTCATCAAGAAGCTGAAAGACTTGGGGCTCATTTTTAAGGCTCCAACTAAGCGGAGCAATATGAATCGCGCCCAGCACAATCAGTTCAGCGTCGAGGAGGACACGATACTGCGGCAACTGTATGACGAGCACCGGTTTGATCAACGGCGCACACTGAAACGGATCGTGAACGGTTTTGGGAAAAAGTTCAAACCGGGTGTGATCGTGAAACGACTGATCACACTAGGGTTGATTGCGGATGCGAGCGAAGTGAAGCCACCGAAGCGAGGAAACGCAGAGCGTAATGCTGGCGAAAGCCATTccgacaacgacgatgacgacgagatcgacgaagacgatgacgaggatgatgatgatcgcgaCAGAAGCTACAGCAGCAAGCCACTGGATGTAAAGGCTGTCGAAGCTAGCCTCAAACTGTTGGGGTCGGCCGAAAAGGAAAGTGTCCAGTGGATTATCGAGTGCCTGAACGAGGTAATGCAACTGAACGAAGACTCGGATCCCGATCCGGAGCAACAGGAGGAAGGAACGCCAATGGTTGCAATCGCACCCTACCAGATCGCTGCCCTGGAAAAGGCAGAATTTAAACGCTTGCTAAAAACACTCGGTATAATGGATGTGACCAGGCACCACTGTTATCACCGGATACCATCTACGTTGAGCCCGTCGGATTTACAACAGCGCCTTACGATCCTGGAGCGGTTTTGTAGCTCCGATGACTTTGAGCTGAATTCACCGGTCGTCCTGAATGAAACGGTAGGCGAACGGGGAGGAGAGGAGGGGGAAGATGTGGTCAACAACGTCGACGAAGGTGAACGATCCATGTCTCCGTTGCGCGTcgttgacgatgacgatgatgacgcgAATCTAATGCCTTCGTTGCAAGTTGATGATGACGACAGTGAACCGGAAATTGGGTCAATCCGGATAACGAATGAAGCATCATCGATGAAACGTGACCGTTCGTTGGACTCCTCGGATTCGGAATCGGAAATGAGCGTGCAGCATAGTACGAAGAAGATACGGAAAAGGGCCGCAGTCATTAGTAGCGATGAagattga